Below is a genomic region from Xiphophorus couchianus chromosome 9, X_couchianus-1.0, whole genome shotgun sequence.
TCACATCTACTTTGAGGACAAACTGTCCGCCTGCTATTATCTACAACGTAATGTGTCATGATGAAGACATATTCGCTTCACCTGCCAGTGGTCACAATGTTATGACAGGTGTATAACCAGATACCTGTGGAAGCCCTTCTTGCTAAGCTCCAGGGACACAGAGGATGATTCTAGCCACTGTTTGAGCTGATCGCAGTGCTCCTGCTCGTCTGCGAAAATGGGAGTATTatacagataaacattttataaagagTTAGTAGATAGTATTTTACTGCAatttagtagttttttttttaaatataggaACTCTTGGCTTAAACTGTCCATAGTATAATGTCTTGGTCAAAGATATTTTGGTCAATTGTATTTTCGGAGACGTGCTTCACGTGAGgacatgtttttacatttaggGAAAATCTTAATCTCTTTTGTTTCCAAGACATTAATCATTAGATCAGTTTTCTTGCCAAGAAAGAAGACGTCTAACTATATTACTTACCCGCTTTGTTCAAACAATAGCATTTAGATAAGCAAgccaacacaaaaaacaattcaaagtaCATCATAATCGCTAAAGTaaatttttacatgtattttcaaagtatttgaaaacacaaatactttgaaaatgtgCGAggctttttccacatttcctaATTCAAATGTTTACGGAAGACAACATCGTAGGaccattttgtagttttatggAAGCCAGCATCCTGCCTGACTATAAATCAAGTCCCTCGAGTGTTTAACGTCGCTGCCAAGCTGTTATAAtatactttaaaatgaaataatcaggtttaattaaagttaattaattcaattttaCAACTACGGGACAGTGGCTCGtataacctttttaaaaaatatttttggacaggCTTCACTAAAATCTTTGCCTAACGTAAGGCTCCTTGGTAACGCTTCCCATGAAAGGTCCTGCAATTAATTCTATATGCATTTCTCTTCGTTTTCAATTTAGTGAACAATATTATAGCTATTATGGATTAAATCATTTACTTTCAAACTCTAAACCTCAGAAAAGGACATATTTAACCATCTTTATCGAAAACGGAAGGCGATGGGATTTCAAGCAAAGCGGTGCGGAGTGCAGTTCAACCCTCCTTCTATAGTTCTGGTTTATATCCACACCGACACCAATAAGATACGCAAAAGAATCATACCCATACGAAATTTCTCCAAATCTTCTGGTAAGACAATATTTTTCAGCAATTATATAGTTAGTATCGGAATTACAGTTTCAGGAGCAGAGTAATGAATACACTTACTTTGACAATTTCCTGATTGaataaaaagatcaaaatgaGTCATGTTGCAATCGCTTTACgttatgaatttaaataaataaataaaaaggttcctgggtccaaaaataaatgtaatcattAGCAAATGAAACAGTTATCCAATCCTTATGATAATAGCgcaatgcaaaagtattcataccccaggaaccttttcacaaatgtttaaaaaaaaaaaaaaacttttaagtgtttttcaCTGCCGTCGCAGCTGTGTTTTGGACTGTGTCTCTaccagttttaaaatataaatttttttaaaaaacctggaGAGGTTTGACTGCTGTTGCTGTGCATTTACATCCACTGAATTAAAATCTTGATATGATCTCTGACTTCCAGACTGCAGCATGGCTGCAGAAGGATTGAAAAACCACCCAAGGCACAGGGGCTATCTGGATCAAGTGCCCCTAAACCAGCTGGAGAAACTCCACATCGTCCTGCGCGATCACATGCAGGGCCTGAGTCTGGAGAACAGCCTCGCTTCGTTCCAGATGGACCCCGACGAGGATCTGAACAAACTGGATGACGAAGAACTGGCCCGCAAAAAGGGACAGATGGACACACTGTTCGAGAGGAACCGCAAGCGGAAAGATGACCCGGACTTTGTGTACGACCTGGAGGTGGAGTTTGACAAATCCAAGGAAGAGAAGTGCAGCTGGGATGAAGAATCAGATGAggacttttgaaactcatcAAAAGTCTTCATCTGTAGACACCTAGTAGAAATAAAGCCATCTTTCTCCTGGACACAGGGCTGGCCCAAGAGGAGGAGGGCTCGAGTGGAATTTAATTTGGGTCCCACTTCCAGTTATGTCCGCTGCAATTAGTGGAGATAAACAACAAACCCTCTGGCAGACATTTCAGCATAAGCTCAGATACGGTTGATAATATCAAACTAAACAGCCCCGTGTTTTAGAAAACATACATGTCAAGCTACAACAAAACAACGTAGGATTaataattgaaatttatttgttataaaatacaagacttttacaaaatacatactttggttttatttattgtggtttGCACACAAATGAAGGATATTCACAGTCAAATATGAAAGAAGCTGCTAAAGTTCTAATAAATTACATCTTGAGTCACCGGGATTTAAACGCAACACACATATCTCTTTGGAATAATTTGTCTACAAAATATCttttcaatacaaaaaaatacattatatattTGTCCATGTACGGTTCCATGTGGAGAACCGGCGTTTTCCCTACAGTTGTACAAGCCAGGAAAACAGCAGACATTCAATAGCAAAGTTGGCTATGAGAAACTACGTCTTAAAACGCCTGCAGTATCAAACGTCTTCAGGGGCAACGATTTCATTCAAAGTGCTTGAATACCTCATTCAGGTGACAGAAGACAACGACTGACCATTAGTACCACAATACATTCAAAAATGTCATAGGCTTGTGTTGAAATTTTGAGTTTACATTTCTTCTTTGCCAGTTTGGT
It encodes:
- the cep19 gene encoding centrosomal protein of 19 kDa, producing MGFQAKRCGVQFNPPSIVLVYIHTDTNKIRKRIIPIRNFSKSSDCSMAAEGLKNHPRHRGYLDQVPLNQLEKLHIVLRDHMQGLSLENSLASFQMDPDEDLNKLDDEELARKKGQMDTLFERNRKRKDDPDFVYDLEVEFDKSKEEKCSWDEESDEDF